A window from Hemitrygon akajei unplaced genomic scaffold, sHemAka1.3 Scf000057, whole genome shotgun sequence encodes these proteins:
- the LOC140721542 gene encoding uncharacterized protein: MAHQRVHTGERPFICSDCGKGFTRLSHLQRHQRVHTGEKPFICSECGKGFTQSSQLQSHQRVHTGEKPFTCSVCGKGFTESSQLQSHQRLHTGEKPFTCSECGKRFTQSSQLQSHQRVHTGERPFTCSVCGERFTHSSSLQRHQRAHTGEKPFICSECGKRFTESCQLLSHQRVHTGEKPFTCSECGKRFTDPSTLQRHQRVHTGEKPFTCSECGKRFTQSFHLQRHQRVHNGEKPFTCSECGKRFTQSSHLQSHQRVHTGERPFTCSECGKRFTRSFTLQSHQQIHTGKKLFTCSECGKRFTQSSTLLRHERVHTGEKPFNCTECGKRFTLSSHLLEHQRVHTGERPFICSECG, translated from the coding sequence atggctcaccagcgagttcacactggggagaggccattcatctgctcagactgtgggaaaggattcactcggttatcccacctacagagacatcagcgagttcacactggggagaagccgttcatctgctcagaatgtgggaaaggattcactcagtcatcccaactacagagtcatcagcgagttcacactggggagaagccattcacctgctcagtctgtgggaagggattcactgagtcatcccaactacagagtcatcagcgacttcacactggggagaagccgttcacctgttcagaatgtgggaagagatttactcagtcatcccaactacagagtcatcagcgagttcacactggggagaggccgttcacctgctcagtctgtggggagagattcactcattcatccagcctacagagacaccagcgagctcacactggggagaagccgttcatctgctcagaatgtgggaagagattcactgagtcatgccaactactgagtcatcagcgagttcacactggggagaagccatttacctgttcagaatgtgggaagagattcactgatccatccaccctacagagacaccagcgagttcacactggggagaagccattcacctgttcagaatgtgggaagagatttactcagtcattccacctacagagacatcagcgagttcacaatggggagaagccattcacctgttcagaatgtgggaagagatttactcagtcatcccacctacagagtcatcagcgagttcacactggagagaggccgttcacctgctcagaatgtgggaagagattcactcgctcTTTCACACTACAGAGTCATCAAcaaattcacactgggaagaagctgttcacctgctcagaatgtgggaagagattcactcaatctTCCACCCTACTGAGACATGAGCGTGTTCACACCGGTGAGAAGCCGTTCAATTGCACAGAATGTGGGAAACGGTTCACTCTGTCATCCCACCTTCtggaacaccagcgagttcacactggagagaggccattcatctgctcagaatgtgggtaG